One Paenibacillus riograndensis SBR5 DNA segment encodes these proteins:
- a CDS encoding DUF4179 domain-containing protein: MISSSEEQALLADAVYMQGEPDKDVGSAALRSAVQTGMERGQQRMKNRVFSRGMGFSVMAAVAAAAVLFILPYLHSAPQPVSTRQSVDWGELEVFKGNAVSSLDQPTLDSAIQNGYIQMVNQKAEAEGYSITLNAITADENKIMYLYTAATDDKQEIYSINSAKLKDSATDRYLNATGQVGGNVTVPEPEKNHVFYGRGVVELDRTEPFPQQLEAEFRIASVNPGKLADRRTGTIMADMHYSPVLKVRFALDPKFQEYKTQIVKPNLPFTLNGHEVVLSQVEMSPLLIRARVALKNPAENGWETREDIFENTLFQGITSKVQRESVQLSPVSGNGTEDGFEYSFASNWLNNPESLVLKIKERNSFDKADIQLEIYNKK; this comes from the coding sequence ATGATCAGTAGCAGCGAAGAGCAAGCTTTGCTGGCCGATGCCGTGTATATGCAGGGAGAGCCGGATAAGGATGTTGGTAGTGCCGCCTTAAGATCGGCAGTCCAGACGGGAATGGAACGGGGGCAGCAGCGAATGAAAAACCGTGTATTCTCCAGAGGCATGGGCTTCAGTGTCATGGCAGCCGTGGCTGCCGCAGCCGTACTTTTTATCCTTCCTTATTTGCATTCTGCTCCGCAGCCTGTAAGCACCCGCCAGTCAGTGGACTGGGGTGAGCTCGAAGTGTTCAAAGGGAACGCCGTATCCAGTCTGGATCAGCCTACGCTGGATTCGGCAATTCAAAACGGGTATATTCAGATGGTGAATCAAAAAGCAGAAGCTGAAGGATATTCGATTACATTAAATGCCATTACGGCAGACGAAAATAAGATCATGTACTTATACACGGCAGCTACCGATGACAAGCAGGAGATTTACAGCATTAACAGTGCAAAGCTGAAAGACAGTGCCACGGACCGTTATCTGAACGCAACGGGACAGGTAGGCGGCAATGTGACGGTCCCGGAACCGGAGAAAAACCATGTATTTTACGGGCGCGGCGTTGTGGAGCTGGATCGTACGGAACCTTTTCCGCAGCAGCTGGAGGCAGAATTCAGAATCGCTTCAGTGAATCCTGGTAAGCTGGCCGACCGGAGAACAGGGACAATCATGGCAGACATGCATTACTCTCCGGTTTTGAAGGTCCGCTTTGCGCTTGATCCCAAATTTCAGGAATACAAGACTCAGATCGTGAAGCCCAACCTGCCATTCACTTTGAACGGGCATGAGGTGGTGCTAAGTCAGGTGGAAATGTCTCCGCTCCTTATACGGGCAAGAGTAGCCTTAAAGAATCCGGCAGAGAACGGTTGGGAAACCAGGGAAGACATCTTTGAGAATACTCTTTTTCAGGGAATAACATCGAAGGTTCAGAGGGAATCCGTACAGCTCAGTCCGGTTTCAGGGAATGGTACGGAGGACGGTTTTGAATATTCGTTCGCCAGCAATTGGCTCAATAACCCGGAGTCGCTTGTGCTGAAGATCAAAGAGCGTAACTCCTTTGACAAAGCGGATATTCAGCTTGAAATTTACAATAAAAAGTAA
- a CDS encoding GNAT family N-acetyltransferase: MNIETTLTTLKDAYIIKNMYPLYLHDLSGHYGLTDGPVLNEHGIFEDSPEVRTLAEQYDVQNIWWEKPGCLYPFLIRADGRPAGFALVATPPHCAKGVDYFMNDFFVLQPYRGQGYAQQAALQVFGRFAGVWELFTNPAAKNVIGQKFWRKTVSDYTNGIYEEKAGDTFDGYKLSFRFNNAKIK; this comes from the coding sequence ATGAACATTGAAACAACCCTCACCACACTGAAAGATGCGTATATCATCAAGAATATGTATCCGTTATACCTGCATGATTTGTCCGGGCATTACGGGCTTACCGACGGGCCTGTGCTTAATGAGCATGGCATTTTTGAGGACAGCCCTGAGGTGCGGACGCTGGCTGAACAATATGATGTACAGAACATATGGTGGGAGAAGCCGGGCTGCCTATATCCGTTTCTGATCCGGGCTGACGGTCGTCCTGCGGGCTTCGCCCTGGTGGCTACGCCGCCCCACTGTGCCAAAGGAGTAGATTATTTTATGAATGATTTCTTTGTGCTGCAGCCTTATAGAGGCCAAGGTTATGCGCAGCAGGCCGCACTTCAGGTCTTCGGACGTTTTGCAGGCGTCTGGGAGCTGTTCACCAATCCCGCAGCCAAAAATGTTATCGGCCAGAAATTCTGGCGCAAAACCGTTTCTGATTATACAAACGGAATCTATGAGGAAAAAGCCGGCGATACCTTCGATGGATATAAGCTGTCGTTCCGGTTTAACAATGCGAAAATAAAATAA
- a CDS encoding sugar ABC transporter substrate-binding protein, whose translation MKKKTGLVITSALLGFSLVAAGCGSSKNESASSDNKTLKVWFMGTADTVTPIAKMYEEKNPGIKVEVQAIPWDNAHDKLLTAVASKNGPDVVQMGTTWIPEFAAAGALKDMAPYIEKYPSMKAENFFDGAVQTTKYQDKTVAIPFYVETRAMFYRTDLLGEVGYPEGPKTWDELKDASKKLVAKGGAGHYALPIEAKDSIYTAIFAWQNGSELIDSNRKPQFNQPAYVETINFLKSFYDEGLSPKGTDLDTVAAFKDGTMGMFISGPWMIQTVKEKAPEIDGKWAVTTLPAKKTNTSSIGGADLSIFNYSKNPDEAAKFIAFMAEQDAQLKFYETSNSMPALKAAWENDALKDPMIQAFGKQLENSRPAPMVTEYEEIAKAAMASFEQITVGGADTQTELDKLNAKANELLGNK comes from the coding sequence ATGAAGAAAAAAACAGGTTTAGTGATTACTTCAGCATTATTGGGATTCTCGTTGGTTGCAGCAGGCTGCGGTAGCTCCAAGAATGAATCCGCATCAAGCGACAACAAAACATTGAAGGTGTGGTTCATGGGTACTGCGGACACCGTGACACCGATTGCCAAGATGTATGAAGAAAAAAATCCCGGCATCAAAGTGGAAGTACAAGCTATCCCTTGGGATAATGCACATGACAAACTGCTGACCGCCGTAGCTTCCAAGAACGGTCCGGACGTAGTTCAAATGGGGACAACCTGGATTCCTGAATTTGCAGCTGCCGGTGCGCTGAAGGATATGGCACCTTATATCGAAAAATACCCAAGCATGAAAGCGGAAAACTTCTTCGACGGAGCAGTTCAAACGACCAAATATCAAGACAAGACAGTAGCTATTCCTTTCTATGTTGAAACCCGGGCAATGTTCTACCGCACGGACCTGCTGGGTGAGGTTGGCTATCCTGAAGGTCCCAAGACTTGGGATGAACTGAAGGATGCGAGCAAGAAGCTGGTAGCCAAAGGCGGAGCCGGACATTATGCACTTCCAATCGAAGCGAAGGATTCGATCTATACCGCAATCTTTGCCTGGCAGAACGGAAGCGAGCTGATTGACAGCAACCGTAAGCCGCAGTTCAATCAGCCGGCCTATGTGGAAACTATTAATTTTCTGAAGAGCTTCTATGATGAAGGCCTGTCCCCTAAAGGCACTGATCTGGATACCGTTGCCGCATTTAAGGATGGCACCATGGGAATGTTCATCAGCGGTCCTTGGATGATTCAGACCGTGAAGGAAAAAGCGCCGGAGATTGACGGCAAATGGGCTGTAACCACATTGCCTGCGAAGAAAACCAACACCTCCTCCATTGGCGGTGCGGACCTGTCCATCTTCAACTACAGTAAGAATCCGGATGAAGCCGCGAAGTTCATTGCCTTCATGGCTGAACAGGATGCACAGCTGAAATTCTATGAAACCTCCAACTCCATGCCTGCACTTAAGGCTGCTTGGGAGAATGATGCTCTGAAGGACCCGATGATCCAAGCCTTCGGCAAACAGCTTGAGAACAGCCGTCCTGCTCCAATGGTCACCGAATATGAAGAAATTGCAAAAGCGGCTATGGCCTCTTTCGAACAGATTACGGTGGGCGGTGCGGATACACAAACCGAACTCGACAAGTTGAACGCCAAAGCTAATGAACTGCTCGGCAACAAGTAA
- a CDS encoding carbohydrate ABC transporter permease, with protein sequence MFIAPAVILLTLFSIIPIIIALFISFTDMDLVGLADYSNISSAGFANYINIFKDPVFLKSMYNTMIYVVIGVPLVVVASMGVALLLNYGTGWLFKSFRVIYYMPSITNIVAVAVVWGYLYNGSYGLFNYILSIFGLPAQQWLQDPTLAKLSLILLAFWKSIGLNMIIFLAALQGIPRSYYEAAEIDGATGWKKLRFITVPLLGFATFFVTITTLIGWIQFFEEPLVMTKGGPLNATMSMALFIYNNGFQLSKFGYAAAGSFVLFIIIIIVTLIQFAVKKKEVEY encoded by the coding sequence ATGTTTATCGCACCTGCCGTAATCCTGCTGACCCTATTTTCCATTATTCCGATTATTATCGCGCTGTTCATCAGCTTTACCGATATGGATTTGGTCGGGCTTGCGGATTATTCGAATATTAGCAGTGCGGGTTTTGCGAATTATATCAATATTTTCAAAGACCCGGTCTTCTTGAAGTCTATGTACAACACGATGATTTATGTAGTGATCGGGGTACCGCTCGTGGTGGTCGCCTCCATGGGAGTCGCCCTGCTGCTCAATTACGGAACGGGCTGGCTGTTCAAAAGCTTCCGTGTCATCTACTATATGCCGTCCATCACCAACATTGTGGCCGTAGCCGTGGTGTGGGGTTACTTGTATAACGGCAGCTATGGTCTTTTCAACTACATTCTGTCTATATTTGGACTTCCGGCGCAGCAATGGCTCCAGGACCCGACCCTGGCGAAATTATCGCTGATCCTGCTGGCTTTCTGGAAATCCATCGGGCTTAATATGATTATTTTTCTGGCGGCACTGCAGGGCATTCCCCGCTCTTATTATGAAGCGGCTGAGATTGACGGGGCGACCGGCTGGAAGAAGCTGCGCTTCATCACGGTTCCTTTGCTGGGATTTGCTACTTTCTTTGTGACCATTACGACCTTGATTGGCTGGATTCAGTTCTTCGAAGAACCGCTGGTGATGACCAAGGGCGGACCGCTCAATGCAACGATGTCGATGGCGCTCTTCATTTACAACAATGGCTTCCAGCTCAGCAAGTTTGGTTATGCGGCTGCCGGCTCGTTTGTGCTGTTCATCATCATCATTATTGTTACGCTCA